A region from the Alphaproteobacteria bacterium genome encodes:
- the fumC gene encoding class II fumarate hydratase: MSVQLKQKQNNTTTFRAETDSFGPINVATNRYWGAQTQRSLQNFDISPRDTMPLPVIRALGIIKRAAASVNIANGALKAEIGDVIIKAATEVMEGTWNDEFPLVVWQTGSGTQTNMNANEVISNRAIEMLGGELGSKKPVHPNDHVNCGQSSNDTFPTAMHIAAVEEIHHRLIPSLTYLRDALQAKSDAFKDIIKIGRTHLQDATPMTLGQEFSGYVAQLTYGIERVKNTLPRLYFLAQGGTAVGTGLNAKKGFAEAFAQEVSSITKLPFVTAPNKFESLASHDAMVEISGALNVLAVSLMKIANDIRLLGSGPRCGLGELNLPENEPGSSIMPGKVNPTQCEAVTMLCAQVMGNHVAVTIGGSNGHFELNVFKPVIIHNVMHSIALIADGCRSFTDNCVVGIEANTKRIDAIMHESLMLVTALNPHIGYDNAAKIAKKAHHEGTTLKEAAIALGLLTQEQFKEWVRPQDMLGPK, encoded by the coding sequence ATGTCAGTCCAGCTCAAACAAAAACAAAATAATACCACAACCTTTCGCGCCGAAACCGATAGTTTTGGCCCAATCAATGTGGCAACGAATCGCTATTGGGGTGCGCAAACACAGCGTTCGCTGCAAAATTTTGATATTAGCCCCAGGGACACCATGCCGCTTCCGGTGATTCGTGCGCTGGGTATTATTAAACGAGCTGCGGCATCTGTGAACATCGCCAATGGTGCATTGAAGGCAGAGATTGGTGATGTTATCATTAAAGCAGCAACCGAAGTGATGGAAGGAACCTGGAATGATGAGTTTCCGCTGGTTGTGTGGCAAACCGGTTCTGGCACGCAAACCAATATGAATGCGAACGAAGTGATTTCCAATCGTGCGATTGAAATGCTGGGTGGCGAGCTCGGTTCTAAAAAGCCAGTTCATCCGAATGATCATGTGAATTGTGGCCAATCATCCAATGATACATTCCCAACAGCAATGCACATTGCCGCCGTTGAAGAAATCCATCATCGCCTAATCCCGTCGCTTACGTATTTGCGCGATGCACTGCAGGCGAAATCGGATGCGTTTAAAGACATCATTAAAATTGGTCGGACCCATTTGCAAGATGCAACCCCAATGACGTTAGGACAGGAATTTTCGGGTTATGTAGCCCAATTAACCTACGGCATTGAGCGGGTTAAAAACACCTTGCCACGTCTTTATTTTCTGGCTCAAGGTGGTACGGCAGTAGGTACGGGGCTTAATGCTAAAAAAGGATTTGCTGAAGCTTTTGCACAGGAAGTATCGTCGATCACTAAACTGCCTTTTGTCACCGCTCCCAATAAATTTGAATCCTTGGCATCCCATGATGCGATGGTTGAAATTTCCGGCGCACTCAATGTGCTGGCAGTCAGCCTGATGAAAATTGCTAATGATATTCGGTTGCTCGGTTCTGGCCCACGTTGTGGTTTGGGCGAATTAAACCTCCCCGAAAACGAACCAGGTTCATCGATCATGCCAGGCAAAGTGAATCCTACCCAATGTGAAGCTGTGACGATGTTATGCGCACAGGTGATGGGTAATCACGTTGCGGTCACGATCGGTGGTTCCAATGGCCATTTTGAACTTAACGTGTTCAAGCCAGTGATCATCCATAACGTGATGCACTCCATTGCTTTAATTGCGGATGGCTGCCGTAGTTTCACCGATAATTGCGTGGTTGGCATTGAAGCAAACACCAAACGTATCGATGCAATCATGCATGAATCGCTGATGTTAGTTACCGCCCTTAACCCACATATTGGCTACGACAATGCCGCCAAGATTGCCAAGAAAGCGCATCATGAGGGGACAACATTGAAAGAAGCAGCCATTGCATTGGGCTTATTAACGCAAGAGCAGTTTAAAGAATGGGTGCGTCCTCAGGATATGCTTGGTCCGAAGTAA
- a CDS encoding filamentous hemagglutinin N-terminal domain-containing protein has protein sequence MNLVYRSLRRKLDFLLVLTLSTILLLQPVLGSMAYAQTVIVPDVGAPAGNQPNVAESLNHTPVENIATPSSAGVSHNQLTDLQVGSEGLIVNNSASTANSALGSIVQGNANLASGHEATIILNEVTGTNTTGLNGPTEIVGKTAEYVVANPNGISCNGCGFINTPKVTLTTGTPQLDSSGHLTSFHVDKGTILIEGSGVDASQTDSFDIISRATQIHAAIYGGNTVRVTTGRNQVHYQTGVATPLAATPESEASKPTIAIDTSALGGMYAGKIYLKSTEAGVGVNNGGILQASNGNLEITADGELVQAGTASATADVKLTSTASKVTHTGRTSAGGSVTVNAQSDAALGGQYIYAGDQLTLTAGNQLTLDGSNADSGFAFVKANTITGNADSIRLTHLLSSGTEDVISMTAASLDISDSEILANSVVFISTGATTITTSQIVANDELSLTNGSFSATNSTLLANTLLQNVSGNWLNDTSIISMLGDLSLTVGGTLTNQGELSSATHIDISALDLNNTATGVIASNDDALLGATHDLTNQGVLYTHGNMNIEVGNHLLNDQGYILAETGTLWMGGLNNTRMVLLETKAA, from the coding sequence ATGAACCTTGTGTATCGTTCCCTGCGAAGGAAATTAGATTTCCTTCTTGTTTTAACATTGTCTACGATCTTATTACTGCAGCCTGTGCTGGGCTCGATGGCTTATGCGCAAACGGTGATTGTGCCAGATGTTGGCGCTCCTGCTGGTAATCAACCTAATGTGGCTGAATCGCTTAATCATACGCCGGTTGAAAACATTGCTACTCCCTCTTCTGCGGGAGTTTCTCACAATCAATTAACCGACTTACAAGTGGGAAGCGAAGGGTTAATTGTTAATAATTCTGCTTCAACAGCAAATTCAGCCCTTGGTAGTATTGTCCAGGGCAATGCGAATCTTGCTAGCGGCCACGAAGCAACCATTATCCTTAACGAAGTCACCGGTACTAACACCACCGGCCTTAACGGCCCGACGGAAATCGTGGGTAAAACGGCCGAATATGTGGTGGCGAATCCCAACGGCATCAGCTGCAATGGCTGTGGTTTCATCAATACGCCCAAAGTCACCCTTACCACGGGCACTCCCCAGTTAGACAGTAGCGGCCATCTTACCTCTTTTCATGTGGATAAGGGGACTATCCTCATTGAAGGCAGCGGCGTTGATGCCAGCCAGACGGATTCGTTTGATATTATCTCGCGCGCTACGCAAATTCACGCAGCTATTTATGGTGGTAATACAGTGCGCGTCACAACAGGCCGCAACCAAGTCCATTATCAAACGGGTGTGGCCACTCCACTTGCTGCCACGCCAGAATCCGAAGCAAGCAAACCCACCATTGCGATTGATACCTCAGCACTGGGTGGAATGTATGCGGGAAAGATTTACCTTAAAAGCACCGAAGCAGGCGTTGGTGTGAATAATGGCGGCATCTTGCAAGCCAGTAACGGTAATTTAGAAATCACCGCAGATGGTGAGCTTGTTCAGGCCGGCACTGCTTCTGCTACTGCAGATGTGAAGCTTACCTCAACAGCCAGCAAAGTGACCCATACCGGCAGAACCTCTGCTGGTGGTTCTGTAACCGTGAATGCACAGAGTGATGCAGCATTAGGTGGTCAATATATCTATGCTGGTGATCAGCTTACTCTCACTGCTGGCAATCAACTTACGTTGGATGGCTCAAATGCTGATTCTGGCTTTGCGTTTGTGAAAGCCAACACCATTACGGGCAATGCAGACTCTATTCGTTTAACACATCTACTCTCTAGCGGAACAGAAGATGTGATATCCATGACAGCTGCCAGCCTCGATATAAGCGATAGCGAGATACTGGCGAACTCGGTGGTGTTTATTTCCACTGGAGCAACCACTATCACGACCAGTCAGATTGTGGCTAATGACGAATTGTCCCTAACTAATGGCAGTTTCAGCGCAACGAACAGCACCTTACTGGCCAACACCCTCTTGCAAAACGTAAGCGGCAATTGGCTAAATGATACATCGATTATATCGATGCTGGGTGATTTGTCTTTAACAGTCGGTGGAACCTTAACCAATCAAGGAGAACTCTCTTCGGCAACGCATATCGATATAAGCGCACTCGATTTAAACAACACCGCAACCGGTGTTATCGCTTCCAACGATGATGCGTTACTCGGTGCTACACATGACCTAACGAACCAAGGCGTACTCTATACGCACGGCAATATGAACATAGAAGTTGGAAATCACCTCCTCAATGACCAGGGTTATATCCTGGCAGAAACTGGCACTTTATGGATGGGTGGCTTAAACAACACCCGCATGGTTTTATTAGAAACCAAAGCAGCTTAA
- a CDS encoding ATP-binding cassette domain-containing protein, translating into MKPYQWQLVVVFIALIFTSSSVLAMGWGIRNLVDAGLTQGDRASLNEATLLLFVITISLAFFTFVRFFLITYVGEHVIADIRKDVFNHLIHMSPEFFETTASGDILSRLTTDSTLLQTVIGGSLSIAMRNILMVIGGIFQLIMTSPKLTGFTLLIVPVVIACIIIVGKRARGLSKLTQEKISHMSSLTEEVIHGIRTVQAFNREAYEEKLFGVQVADTLSTAIRRVAVRGSLTAMVITLVFGSIVAALWVGGHDVLNGTLSSGSLVSFLFYSVVVASAIGALSEVASDVSKAGGAAERIFDLLKIKSKVNDPEQPMALPTSITGSIQFSDVCFSYPSRPDTLALNHITLAIRPGEKIAFVGESGAGKSTIFQLLMRFYDMKSGVIAIDTIPINQLTLHDLRSLISIVPQDPIIFTGTVADNIRYGNPNATLEELKEAALAASALDFIQALPQGFDTHLGEKGIRLSGGQKQRLAISRSILKNPKILLLDEATSALDAENEKKVQQALTRLMENRTTLIIAHRFSTVQKADRIVVMDQGKIDSIGTHHELLKEEGIYHRLANLQLQG; encoded by the coding sequence ATGAAGCCTTATCAATGGCAATTAGTAGTCGTTTTTATTGCATTAATCTTTACCTCCAGTTCTGTTTTAGCCATGGGATGGGGAATTCGCAATCTAGTGGATGCCGGATTAACCCAAGGTGATCGCGCCTCACTCAATGAAGCAACGCTGCTTTTATTTGTCATTACGATTTCGTTGGCCTTTTTTACCTTTGTGCGCTTCTTTCTCATTACCTATGTTGGCGAACATGTCATTGCCGATATTCGCAAAGATGTTTTCAACCATTTAATCCATATGTCTCCTGAATTTTTTGAGACAACCGCATCTGGAGACATTTTATCACGCCTCACCACCGACTCCACATTACTGCAAACGGTCATTGGCGGCAGTCTATCTATTGCAATGCGTAATATATTGATGGTGATCGGCGGCATTTTCCAATTGATTATGACCAGCCCCAAATTAACAGGTTTTACGCTACTGATTGTTCCGGTTGTGATTGCCTGCATTATCATCGTAGGTAAGCGCGCCAGGGGACTTTCTAAATTAACCCAGGAAAAAATTTCACATATGTCATCACTGACGGAAGAAGTGATCCACGGCATTCGTACCGTTCAAGCATTTAATCGCGAAGCCTACGAAGAAAAATTATTTGGTGTCCAGGTTGCTGATACACTAAGCACCGCCATTCGACGTGTTGCTGTACGTGGCTCTTTAACCGCAATGGTGATTACACTAGTCTTTGGTTCAATTGTCGCGGCCTTATGGGTGGGTGGACACGATGTGCTCAATGGCACATTATCATCAGGAAGCCTTGTTTCATTTTTGTTTTATTCGGTTGTGGTTGCCAGTGCCATTGGCGCCTTAAGTGAAGTTGCCAGCGATGTCTCCAAAGCAGGAGGAGCCGCTGAACGTATTTTTGATTTACTCAAAATAAAATCCAAGGTTAACGATCCAGAACAGCCCATGGCTTTACCGACCTCCATCACAGGCTCTATTCAATTTTCTGATGTTTGCTTTTCCTATCCATCGCGTCCCGATACTCTTGCACTGAATCACATCACTCTCGCTATTCGTCCCGGCGAAAAAATAGCGTTTGTTGGCGAATCCGGTGCCGGCAAAAGCACGATCTTCCAGTTATTGATGCGTTTCTATGATATGAAATCCGGCGTCATCGCTATTGATACGATTCCGATCAATCAGTTAACCCTCCATGATTTACGTTCGCTTATTTCCATTGTGCCACAAGACCCGATTATTTTCACTGGCACGGTTGCTGATAATATCCGCTATGGCAATCCCAATGCTACGCTTGAAGAACTTAAAGAAGCGGCGTTAGCGGCTTCTGCCTTAGATTTTATTCAGGCTCTTCCGCAAGGATTTGATACACATCTGGGTGAAAAAGGCATACGCCTGTCTGGTGGACAAAAGCAACGCTTGGCCATCAGCCGCTCTATCCTTAAAAATCCTAAAATATTATTATTGGATGAAGCCACCTCGGCCCTGGATGCTGAGAATGAGAAAAAAGTCCAACAAGCCCTCACCCGCCTAATGGAAAACCGCACCACCCTCATCATCGCCCACCGTTTTTCAACAGTACAGAAAGCAGATCGGATTGTGGTAATGGATCAGGGTAAAATTGATTCTATCGGTACGCATCATGAACTGCTGAAGGAAGAGGGTATTTATCACCGATTAGCTAATTTGCAGTTGCAGGGGTAA
- a CDS encoding aspartate kinase: MALIVQKFGGTSVANIERIRNVANRVKAEVDRGNQVVVVVSAMSGTTDQLVNWAKELSPLVAKEELAEYDTIVASGEQVTSGLLALALQAIGIKARSWLGWQIHLSTDETHSKARIGDILPDRMLESLNKGEVGVVAGFQGVEPETNRVTTLGRGGSDTTAVAIAAALKADRCDIYTDVDGVYTTDPRIVSKARKLHKVAYEEMLEMASLGAKVLQTRSVEMAMKHHVVVQVLSSFEDRPGTLLVDEEEIVERRLITGITYNRSEAQITLTKVPDHPGVAALMFAPLAKAEINIDMIIQNISEDGKETNVTFTLARNDIPLARKVLEEHKASLGYKSLLIDTDVAKVSVVGVGMRSHVGLAQLMFQTLADRSINIRAITTSEIKISVLIDEEYTELAIRALHTAFDLDAKEE, from the coding sequence ATGGCGCTTATCGTTCAAAAATTTGGTGGAACCTCTGTTGCAAACATCGAGCGTATCCGCAATGTCGCTAACCGGGTCAAAGCAGAAGTTGACCGTGGCAACCAAGTCGTAGTCGTGGTTTCAGCTATGTCAGGCACGACCGATCAGTTGGTTAATTGGGCCAAAGAACTCTCACCTCTAGTAGCAAAGGAAGAATTGGCCGAATATGACACTATCGTCGCCTCTGGCGAACAAGTGACGTCTGGCCTTCTTGCGCTTGCCCTTCAAGCCATTGGCATTAAAGCACGCTCATGGTTAGGCTGGCAAATCCACTTAAGTACGGATGAGACCCATAGCAAAGCACGCATTGGCGATATTCTACCCGACCGCATGCTTGAATCACTCAACAAAGGCGAAGTAGGTGTTGTTGCCGGATTCCAAGGCGTTGAGCCAGAAACAAACCGCGTTACTACGCTTGGCCGCGGAGGTTCAGACACCACAGCCGTCGCCATCGCCGCAGCATTAAAAGCAGACCGCTGCGATATTTATACTGATGTTGATGGGGTCTACACGACCGACCCACGTATCGTAAGCAAAGCACGCAAACTTCATAAAGTAGCCTATGAAGAAATGCTGGAAATGGCATCCCTGGGCGCAAAAGTATTACAGACACGCTCAGTTGAAATGGCCATGAAACATCATGTGGTTGTCCAGGTTCTTTCGAGCTTCGAGGACAGACCAGGAACGTTATTAGTTGACGAGGAGGAAATCGTGGAAAGACGTTTAATTACCGGTATCACTTATAATCGCAGCGAAGCACAGATCACGTTAACTAAAGTTCCCGACCATCCTGGGGTGGCGGCGTTAATGTTTGCTCCTCTTGCTAAAGCTGAAATCAATATCGACATGATTATCCAGAATATTAGTGAAGATGGCAAAGAAACCAACGTCACCTTTACCCTAGCCAGAAACGATATTCCCCTTGCCCGCAAAGTGCTAGAAGAACATAAAGCATCATTAGGCTATAAATCACTGTTGATTGATACCGATGTTGCCAAAGTATCGGTTGTGGGCGTTGGCATGCGCAGCCACGTGGGACTGGCGCAATTGATGTTCCAAACCTTAGCAGATCGCAGTATTAACATTCGCGCTATCACCACTTCGGAAATTAAAATCAGTGTTCTGATTGATGAAGAATACACCGAATTGGCTATTCGCGCCTTGCATACCGCATTCGATCTGGATGCCAAAGAAGAATAA
- a CDS encoding hemagglutinin repeat-containing protein codes for MTLVADTLSNHRVGNPSFIEDAGDIEYFDIRLGHGNDDMLAHTGSDNQWLIFNADPYLDGIKFMVDNNSTWQADPNLPPGVARQVITETEDFTERAGEIISQGNLVVDTATLNQQVSYISASGNVDLGTANVTNTGMDINSILRYTCMTSGCLPHIYNPVINEYDLVGSIASLETFDLVYQSGHVASTIEAGGTLTLGGNLVNNQTSLPINGVLITPRIDQSSVVSPGVNVSVGGLFGVASDPNSPYLITTQIPNINQNSYVGSSYLLDQLGYQLDHTILLLGDPFYETQLIEDALLKKLGTRFITPGITDANAQITQLYDNAKEQMGTLNLSVGIALTDSQQSLLTKDIVWLVQQTINGKQVLVPTVYLASSDAQLKDIAQNTGATLNGHDIALTGNSITNQGGIQAQHNVTINSSTVSNQGGLIKAGNNLDITADTISNSASVGSSSYGKSTFETLQHQGTLAAGNNVNLTTSGDINFNGGVLDAGGTGSLTSTNGNIIIDSQALNNHTDASYRHSHYTSDSTLQIGSLLSGQQLVLNAANDITIKGSDAQSAGDINLTAQNVTIGAETESYHYHETSSSHGFMSSSKKEVKQDKESLRGSTLTAGNNININANDNINVTASYAEAGNDIHLLADADHNNTGGITVEAGKGYESSYVYKKDSGFTGGLSGMSFGVSYQQTKDRINSYQETLLPSMMVAGHDITMYASDDINILSSQLYANHDVILSSDNDINLLALAADNSYLEKHQMTSVGVTVAIQESLTSIMDTTKGLENNTNTGKYAPIGLAVNAYKGYRLYNNFGGISALSNPSNLMTSLLPSISATLGVSTSSSKYETSGSTYTQTKVEAGHDFILTSGNDTTVKGANIQAENVNMDVGGDLLVASVQNTSETSQSSQSAGMSIGVSIGFQGIAPTGGFNMASGSGEGHRTWTDDVTSIIGTNSVNITVGGTTTINGALIAQATPQEDGSYIDGGHLTLDTGSLVFSNLDDEEVWSSDNLGFGVGFTGATESWNSIFNGDGLSNLVSYGSAPMKSKEEPKKPVPGSGTNFPGSGSVKVQLTDNNKTGITHATIGSGTIIVGGQTLAEDDPQLDGLNRDVNDVQEITRDEKNSLDVDIPIDKQTAEMINALLLDLFPTPDNNKGLIGQFFALVDGEKKHYAISIIGITDEARQAMLENKEPVEIKFEDGKYYLLIGAEGKYEVKFAELGNNYTFSNIIFNNGILNSLTDAIRNGAMQLGAPDEFIAAHNPSHGFVPDLLEVGLSIVTGYNPNAEATAGLVVEIAPNFDGKVIEAGHSAGGEDLYQQLLILDGTDGLQLTVGFYGTPVNTDVLQNSMGENKWTFAGHFINPNDTVPMIAGGNASSPSEFIGAVAAVPSLFGDNSPHSNYYCTSKLICPY; via the coding sequence ATGACATTAGTCGCAGACACTCTCAGCAACCACCGCGTCGGGAATCCTTCCTTTATTGAGGATGCAGGCGATATCGAGTATTTTGATATCCGCTTAGGTCATGGCAATGACGATATGCTGGCACATACCGGCAGTGATAATCAATGGCTGATTTTTAATGCTGATCCGTATTTAGACGGCATTAAATTCATGGTCGATAATAACTCTACCTGGCAGGCCGATCCCAACCTTCCTCCAGGTGTAGCACGTCAGGTCATTACAGAAACAGAAGATTTTACCGAGCGTGCCGGCGAAATTATTTCCCAAGGAAACCTGGTAGTAGACACCGCCACCCTTAACCAGCAAGTCAGTTACATCAGCGCCAGCGGCAATGTTGATTTAGGTACCGCTAATGTTACTAATACCGGGATGGATATTAACAGTATCCTGCGCTATACCTGCATGACTTCCGGCTGTTTACCGCATATCTATAATCCAGTCATCAATGAATATGACTTGGTTGGCTCTATCGCTTCACTTGAAACGTTTGACCTCGTCTACCAATCCGGCCATGTCGCCAGCACCATTGAAGCCGGTGGCACATTAACGTTGGGTGGTAATTTGGTGAATAACCAGACATCGCTTCCAATAAACGGCGTATTAATTACCCCACGTATTGATCAATCATCGGTAGTCTCCCCTGGAGTGAATGTTAGCGTAGGTGGTTTATTTGGAGTAGCATCCGATCCTAACTCACCCTACTTGATCACCACCCAAATACCAAACATTAATCAAAATAGCTATGTGGGTTCCAGTTACTTATTAGATCAACTCGGTTATCAGCTTGACCACACCATCTTATTATTAGGCGATCCTTTTTACGAAACACAATTAATTGAAGATGCCTTGCTTAAAAAACTAGGCACACGTTTTATCACCCCTGGTATTACCGATGCTAACGCACAAATCACCCAGCTCTATGATAATGCTAAAGAGCAAATGGGTACATTAAATTTATCGGTTGGTATTGCCTTAACCGATTCACAGCAATCGCTTTTAACCAAAGATATTGTGTGGCTGGTGCAGCAAACCATTAACGGTAAACAAGTGTTAGTGCCTACTGTATATCTAGCCAGTAGCGATGCCCAATTAAAAGACATTGCACAAAACACCGGCGCCACTCTTAACGGCCATGATATTGCCTTAACAGGCAACAGCATCACCAATCAGGGCGGCATCCAGGCGCAGCATAATGTCACTATCAACTCAAGCACCGTTTCAAACCAAGGTGGATTAATCAAAGCGGGCAATAATCTGGATATCACCGCAGACACAATCAGCAACAGCGCATCCGTAGGATCAAGCAGCTACGGCAAAAGCACGTTTGAAACACTGCAACATCAAGGAACCCTTGCCGCAGGAAACAACGTAAACCTCACCACCAGCGGCGATATCAATTTTAACGGCGGTGTGCTGGATGCCGGTGGAACCGGCAGCTTAACATCGACCAACGGCAATATCATCATCGACAGCCAGGCCTTAAACAACCACACCGATGCGTCCTATCGCCACAGCCATTACACCAGCGACAGCACCTTGCAAATTGGCTCGTTATTAAGCGGCCAGCAGCTGGTGTTAAATGCCGCCAACGACATCACCATCAAAGGCAGCGATGCGCAAAGCGCGGGTGATATTAATTTAACCGCACAGAATGTCACCATCGGTGCCGAAACCGAAAGCTATCATTACCATGAAACCAGCAGCAGCCATGGCTTTATGAGCTCTAGCAAGAAGGAGGTCAAACAAGACAAAGAAAGCTTGCGTGGTTCTACGTTAACGGCGGGAAATAACATTAACATCAACGCCAATGATAATATCAACGTTACCGCCTCTTACGCAGAAGCAGGTAACGACATCCATTTACTCGCCGATGCCGACCACAACAACACAGGCGGCATTACAGTAGAAGCCGGTAAAGGTTATGAATCCAGCTACGTGTATAAGAAGGACAGCGGTTTCACCGGCGGACTTTCTGGCATGAGTTTTGGGGTGAGCTACCAGCAAACCAAAGACAGGATCAACAGCTACCAGGAAACCTTACTGCCTTCCATGATGGTAGCCGGCCATGACATCACCATGTATGCTAGTGATGATATTAACATCCTGTCGAGCCAGCTTTATGCTAACCATGATGTGATCCTCAGTAGTGATAATGATATCAACCTCCTCGCGCTAGCTGCGGATAACAGCTATTTGGAAAAACACCAGATGACCAGTGTTGGCGTGACGGTGGCTATCCAGGAGAGTTTAACGAGTATCATGGATACAACTAAAGGTTTAGAGAATAACACCAACACTGGTAAATATGCCCCCATTGGCCTTGCCGTAAACGCATATAAAGGATATCGTCTGTACAATAATTTTGGTGGAATTTCAGCCTTGAGCAATCCTTCGAACCTTATGACAAGCTTATTACCCAGTATTTCGGCAACGCTTGGTGTATCTACTAGTTCTTCAAAATATGAAACGAGTGGTTCAACCTACACGCAAACGAAGGTTGAAGCGGGTCATGATTTTATCTTAACCAGCGGTAATGATACTACGGTAAAAGGCGCAAACATCCAGGCAGAAAATGTGAATATGGATGTAGGCGGTGATTTGCTTGTGGCTTCCGTGCAGAATACGTCAGAGACATCGCAAAGTTCCCAAAGCGCGGGGATGAGCATTGGTGTTTCAATCGGTTTTCAGGGAATTGCCCCCACAGGTGGATTTAATATGGCAAGCGGCAGTGGCGAGGGCCATCGTACCTGGACGGATGATGTAACCTCGATCATTGGTACTAACTCCGTCAACATCACTGTTGGCGGCACCACCACCATTAATGGGGCGTTAATTGCGCAAGCAACGCCGCAAGAGGATGGATCCTATATTGATGGCGGACACCTTACCCTTGATACAGGATCCTTAGTGTTTTCGAATTTGGATGATGAAGAAGTATGGAGTTCAGATAATCTTGGATTTGGTGTTGGTTTTACGGGCGCAACCGAATCGTGGAACAGTATTTTCAACGGTGATGGGTTGAGTAATCTGGTGTCTTACGGCAGCGCTCCTATGAAATCCAAGGAAGAGCCCAAGAAGCCAGTACCAGGGTCGGGCACAAATTTCCCGGGAAGCGGTTCGGTTAAAGTCCAGTTGACGGACAACAACAAAACCGGCATCACCCATGCAACGATTGGATCAGGAACGATTATTGTGGGAGGCCAGACGCTTGCGGAAGATGATCCCCAGTTAGACGGGCTAAACCGTGATGTCAACGATGTGCAAGAAATTACCCGTGATGAAAAGAACTCACTGGATGTGGATATCCCAATTGATAAACAAACAGCAGAAATGATCAATGCCTTATTATTGGATTTATTCCCAACTCCCGATAATAATAAAGGTTTGATCGGCCAGTTCTTCGCGTTAGTGGATGGCGAGAAAAAACATTATGCTATCAGTATTATTGGGATAACGGATGAAGCAAGGCAAGCGATGCTGGAAAATAAAGAACCTGTTGAAATCAAGTTTGAAGATGGGAAATATTATCTGTTAATAGGCGCAGAAGGGAAGTATGAGGTAAAGTTTGCCGAATTAGGTAATAACTATACGTTCAGCAACATTATATTCAATAACGGAATTTTGAACTCGCTGACCGATGCCATTCGTAATGGTGCCATGCAACTCGGTGCACCAGATGAGTTCATTGCGGCACACAATCCCTCGCATGGTTTTGTGCCTGATTTGCTGGAAGTTGGCCTATCAATAGTGACGGGCTATAACCCTAATGCGGAAGCAACGGCGGGGTTAGTGGTGGAAATAGCGCCTAATTTTGATGGGAAGGTAATAGAAGCTGGACATAGTGCTGGCGGCGAGGATTTGTATCAGCAGCTTCTTATATTGGATGGGACTGATGGTTTACAGTTGACTGTTGGTTTCTATGGAACGCCAGTGAATACAGACGTTTTACAGAACTCTATGGGCGAAAATAAATGGACTTTTGCTGGCCACTTTATTAATCCAAATGATACGGTACCTATGATTGCAGGTGGAAATGCCTCAAGTCCAAGTGAATTTATAGGAGCTGTAGCTGCCGTACCCTCTTTGTTTGGCGATAATAGTCCTCATTCAAACTATTACTGCACGAGTAAATTGATTTGTCCTTATTAA
- the cyaY gene encoding iron donor protein CyaY, with product MNEAQYLETVAELFSLLTDRVELADHEQLFDVDCVPGIVTITAPSGKQFVINQHLPTKQIWVSSPISGAGHFAFDSSKSIWVNSSGHELCEVLKSDLLSYGLTIS from the coding sequence ATGAATGAAGCCCAGTATCTGGAAACCGTTGCTGAACTTTTTTCATTACTGACTGACCGTGTTGAACTTGCCGATCATGAACAACTCTTTGATGTGGATTGCGTTCCTGGTATTGTCACCATTACGGCTCCATCGGGCAAACAATTTGTTATTAACCAGCATTTGCCGACAAAGCAAATTTGGGTATCATCGCCCATCAGTGGTGCTGGCCATTTTGCGTTTGATTCTTCTAAATCCATCTGGGTTAATAGTAGCGGACATGAATTATGTGAGGTTCTAAAATCCGACCTATTATCTTATGGACTAACCATTTCATAA